In one window of Bacteroidales bacterium DNA:
- a CDS encoding sulfotransferase domain-containing protein — MLQLLATLKQGIKKRYHRNFGPYRDVVVISYPKSGRTWLRVMLNDLNILPVYAHNGSQNSLNIRHWELPEDKTEYSSNRVIFLARDPRDTVVSSYFQMTKRHQVYDGSISEFIRDDRYGIKKILKFHSIWDQNRHVPTDFKLIKYEDLHARPLNVMKELLEFLKVHEIEEEKLKNIIWFYRFNNMHKLEKQGYFKKTFKNVLYPKDPNDQDTYKTRKGKVGGFKEYFNREDIAYCNQVMKEFPNPFYWDAI; from the coding sequence ATGTTACAATTGCTTGCTACTTTGAAACAAGGAATAAAAAAGAGATACCACCGGAATTTTGGGCCTTACCGGGATGTAGTGGTGATTTCATACCCCAAATCAGGTCGTACCTGGTTGCGGGTCATGTTAAACGATCTGAACATCCTTCCTGTCTATGCACACAATGGGTCGCAAAATTCTTTGAATATACGCCACTGGGAATTGCCCGAAGACAAAACCGAATACAGCAGTAACCGGGTCATATTTTTGGCAAGGGATCCGAGGGATACGGTGGTTTCCTCCTATTTTCAGATGACTAAGCGGCATCAGGTATATGACGGCTCCATTTCTGAATTCATTCGCGACGACCGGTATGGGATAAAAAAAATATTGAAGTTTCATTCCATCTGGGATCAAAACCGCCATGTACCCACCGATTTTAAGCTTATTAAATATGAGGACCTTCATGCCCGGCCTTTGAATGTAATGAAGGAATTGCTGGAATTTTTGAAGGTACATGAAATCGAGGAAGAAAAGCTGAAAAACATCATTTGGTTTTACCGTTTTAACAATATGCACAAACTGGAAAAACAGGGTTATTTTAAAAAGACCTTTAAAAATGTGCTTTACCCCAAAGATCCCAATGATCAGGATACCTATAAAACCCGAAAAGGTAAGGTCGGTGGGTTTAAAGAGTATTTCAACCGTGAGGATATTGCATATTGCAACCAGGTGATGAAAGAATTTCCGAATCCTTTTTACTGGGATGCGATATGA